A DNA window from Gigantopelta aegis isolate Gae_Host chromosome 4, Gae_host_genome, whole genome shotgun sequence contains the following coding sequences:
- the LOC121370799 gene encoding citramalyl-CoA lyase, mitochondrial-like, whose amino-acid sequence MISLRSICQAWFKPFLISGIKPKGKPVHGSICSLQFHHNHRPMHSSQCARQLATNSTEESLLKRKYVPRRTLMYIPGHDEKKLRKIPNLGVDCAVLECEDGVALTKKAEARENIRKILDELDFGTTDCAVRVNSMDSGLTEEDLQVIFQADKLPQTVLLPKVDTVDDIIEFTTMFKNVTKDKNGYCPYLIVYIETAIGLLNMRNILQQAKDFSAYGIYQLDGVVFGSDDLCADIGASRSTAGTELMYARQQVLLTAKAFRLQAIDMVHIDIKDLDGLLLQSEEGARFGFTGKQIIHPNQIAIVRDAFTPSKSKIDWAIELIQAFEKHQESGEGAFTFHGNMIDMPLLLQAKNIVQMSERTEQAV is encoded by the exons ATGATTTCTCTAAGAAGCATTTGCCAGGCATGGTTCAAACCTTTTTTAATATCAGGTATAAAACCAAAAGGAAAACCAGTTCACGGTTCTATCTGTTCCTTGCAATTTCACCATAACCACAGACCAATGCATTCTTCTCAGTGTGCAAGACAGTTAGCTACCAACTCTACAGAGGAGTCCTTGTTAAAGAGAAAGTATGTGCCAAGACGTACCTTGATGTACATTCCAGGACATGATGAGAAAAAGCTGCGGAAAATACCAAATTTAGGCGTGGACTGTGCTGTACTTGAATGTGAAGATGGAGTAGCCTTAACTAAAAAA GCAGAAGCACGTGAAAATATCCGTAAAATTCTTGACGAACTTGATTTTGGAACAACAGACTGTGCCGTGCGTGTCAACAGTATGGATAGTGGTCTCACCGAGGAGGACCTTCAGGTCATCTTCCAGGCGGACAAACTTCCTCAAACCGTTCTTCTACCAAAGGTTGACACAGTAGATGACATAATCGAg TTTACAACTATGTTTAAGAATGTGACAAAGGACAAAAATGGCTACTGTCCATATTTGATCGTCTATATAGAAACTGCAATTGGACTTCTAAATatgagaaacattttacaacaagCAAAAGATTTCTCTGCATATGGAATATATCAGTTGGATGGTGTTGTCTTTGGCTCTGATGACTTATGTGCAGATATAg gTGCATCAAGATCTACAGCTGGTACAGAACTGATGTATGCACGACAACAAGTATTGCTGACTGCAAAAGCATTCAGATTACAGGCCATTGATATGGTTCACATTGACATTAAAG ATTTAGATGGCTTGTTGCTGCAGTCGGAGGAAGGAGCCCGGTTTGGATTCACAGGAAAACAAATTATTCATCCTAATCAGATAGCCATAGTGAGGGATGCTTTTACACCaagtaaaagtaaaatagaTTGGGCAATTGAGCTCATACAAGCTTTTGAAAAACACCAGGAGTCAGGggag GGTGCCTTCACGTTTCATGGAAATATGATTGATATGCCATTGTTACTTCAAGCTAAAAATATTGTTCAAATGTCTGAAAGGACTGAACAGGCTGTGTGA